Proteins co-encoded in one Epinephelus moara isolate mb chromosome 13, YSFRI_EMoa_1.0, whole genome shotgun sequence genomic window:
- the LOC126400351 gene encoding uncharacterized protein LOC126400351 has translation MKAHWWSCVLGLLCMPAEVLLSTWTVSQDPLSISLMRVNSSAEITCSTSLTQPLGLYLHRRFYYKRDVLYLHLEKGLVTKNTTASEFVGRIHIAQNQQTEGGHGITLKLSLLGLVDTDLYYCSWKYFKSETSLVETLPSNGTIIIIRERDPQEHCRDHILDLIFIALSVTAFIVVLFLFIGALIVRCKRFKRQFRPARAAYPPRAAHPPRAAHPPRAAHPPRAHRPQHVCPQQQVQHCPYLVTSVDTLDFRGIL, from the exons ATGAAAGCCCACTGGTGGAGCTGTGTGTTGGGACTACTCTGCATGCCTGCTGAGGTATTGCTCAGCACTTggacag TGTCTCAAGATCCCTTATCCATCTCTCTAATGAGAGTCAACTCATCTGCTGAGATCACATGCTCCACATCATTGACTCAACCGCTGGGCTTGTACCTGCACAGGCGTTTTTATTACAAAAGGGACGTACTGTACCTGCACTTGGAAAAAGGCCTGGTGACCAAGAATACCACAGCTTCGGAATTTGTTGGCCGAATCCACATAGCCCAAAACCAGCAGACCGAGGGTGGCCATGGGATCACACTGAAGCTTTCTCTGCTGGGGCTGGTGGACACAGACTTGTATTACTGCAGCTGGAAATACTTCAAATCAGAGACATCGTTGGTTGAAACCCTGCCCAGCAATGGcaccattattattatcagaG AGAGAGATCCCCAGGAGCACTGCAGAGACCACATTTTGGATCTCATCTTTATCGCCTTGAGTGTGACAGCATTCATTGTGGTATTGTTCCTCTTCATTGGAGCACTGATTGTGAGATGCAAACGT tttAAAAGGCAATTCAGACCAGCCAGAGCTGCATATCCACCCAGAGCTGCACACCCACCCAGAGCTGCACACCCACCCAGAGCTGCACACCCACCCAGAGCTCACAGGCCTCAGCATGTCTGTCCTCAGCAGCAAGTTCAACATTGTCCCTACTTAGTCACATCCGTAGATACTTTGGACTTCAGGGGCATTCTATAA